The genomic segment GCGCCGAGCAGAACCGTCTCTTTGAAGACGCGCTTGAATCCCTCATCACCGACAAGCGCTGAGGATGAGCGCGCATAAAGCGCTCAATGCGAGGGAAGGCTGACCGCGTAGAGGTACCAGGCGGAGTGCGGAAGCCAGCCTTCTGTCCATCGCCAGTCTTCGTCTTTGCCTGTCACGGCGAAGCCCTGGTTGAAGGCGATTCCGTCTTCTCTGTCCGAGGAGGCCGTGATCCCGTTGACGATCACGCCGGGAGCATTGGTGTACTTGTACGACCGGAAGAACATGTATGCCGCGTCGCCGTGGCCGCTCCCAATCAGAAGACTCACATCAAATGGGTTCCGCCCGAGAATCCAGTGCAATTGATTCCACGCATAATTGCTGAGCTCCGCTTGAAACGCCGGCTTATCGGAGAACAAGGGCATCGCCATTCTCGCCGCTGCGGCCAGTGAGCTAAGCCGTGCGTCCTCCCCTTGCCACCAGGGAGCGGCCTCCGTGTCATGAGGGAAGAAGAACGCGGTCCGGGCCGTGCCGTCGCCCATACGCACAAGCTGACGCGCATAGCCGAACGGATTGTTAACCTCACCGGTGACCGTCAGTTCGAATTGCAGTGAGCGTTCGACTGCGTTGCGGATGTTCTTCTGCTCTTCTGGCGAAGCCATCTTGTAGTAATTCAGGAGGCTGATCACAGGTAAGCCCGCATCGGACGGATGGAAGAACGGTCGCGTTCTTCCATCGGCGCGCCAGTAATCATGCCACTCTTCCATCGTGGTGAGTCGTGCGATTAAGCTCGCGGCGCGAGTAGTGGCCGCGGACCGATACTCCTCGGCATGAGTGGCGCGATAAAGCTCCGTTGCCGCCATCAGGACGCAGTAGTCGTCCAGGATGTTCTCTACTCCATCATTGAGCAACTCGCGATTGTGCTGGCTGAGAAAGCTGAATGCATCCTTCGCGGCTTGCAGGTATTGTGCGCGCGGGTAATCGCCGTCCTCGGGCATGGTGGAAGCCAGCGCCAGAGCCGCGATGGCTATGCCGCCCCCGGCGCGAAAGCTCGCCTCGTAGGTGTGCGGCGCGACCGCGTCTACATGTTGTTCCGTGGAATCAGTGGTGCTGGTTTTGATCTGCGTGCGCCAATTCGGATTCCCGATTTCTCGGTCCTTCGCAAGCTTCTCTTTTCCCGGAGCCGAGAGCGACTCAAAGAACGATCCATCACGTCGCTTGATGCGCACGAGGTAATCGGCGCCATAAAGGCCTTCGTCAAGCATGCGGCGCCGATACTCCGTGAAATTGTCGTCGCCGCGTGCTTCGAGTGCGCGATAGCTAGCGAGCAGACTCCATGCCACAAGCGGCACCTGCTGCGGATTGAAATAAGAAGTCAGATTCTGGTGCGAGAGGTGGATACCGTAATCTCCGGTGGCGTCGTACCAGCCTCCGTGAGCATCCACAAACTTGCCGGGTTCATCCGGGATCGCGAGGTGCCGGTCGGCCTGGTCAAAGTCGCCGCTCGCTCGCTGGCCCTTGAAGTAGTAGAGGACATTCGAGAGAGTCTGTCTTTCCAACACTTCCGTGTCGATCGTGAACGGGCATGATTCGACCTGGCCATTCTGGGATGCAATGCGCACTTTGTAGTGTCCCGGTTCGTGCCAGGCGCTGAAATCAGCATTCCAGAACACCATGCCGCGCCAGTCGTAGACCTCACCCGCGGAGTGTAACGGCCCTTCGAGTACCGTCTTGCCGGAGTCGACGTTGATCAGGGCAAAGTTTCCCGGAGCAGGATCGCCCTTGGCGCCCTCCACCAGGGCCACCTTCGTTGCCTGCGGCTCGTATCCAACCTGGTCTACGAGAACGCGGACGGAGGCAGCGGCATGGGCTGATAGAACACTCGTTGCAAAGATTGCGGCGCCAAACGAAGACCAAAAAGCACGCGAGGAGATCTTCCAAAGAACGATCATTCCGACCCCTTGTGGCTGTTCTTCCCCTCTGAAACAACAGGGGTCTTTGCGCCAGTGGCGGGCGCCTTCGCCTGCCTCGTGGCGGTGTACTGGTGTAACTGCGGCCCGATTCGATTTGAGAACGAATAGTTCTCATTCCGATCTCCGTCGATGGTCCAGAACATGGCGCCAATCATTGCCGGATATCCCGTCGGCTTCCGCAGCTTGTACGCAGTGCGCTCTGGAGCCTGACCGGTGATCAGGTACTGCATCGCGCGGCTCACGAGTTCTGGCGTTGCAGTACCGACCAGGAATCCCGCTGCTACTTTGTCGGCGGGCACCGGTGGGAAGAGGCTGCCGTTGGGGCCGCCCACCGGAAAACCGTGCAGGACCAGCTCCGTCATTGCTGCGTCGTAGTTCACTGATCCGAGCTGATAGACCTCTCCATCGAGACCCTCGAGCGGCGGCGTGTTGTAGTCCTGGACGTCCACGAAGGACAGTATGTCGCGCACGCCCCACAGCAGCGGCAGATACGTGCCGAACTGCCCACCGTAACCCGCATAGCCCGCCGGCATCTGTGTCCCTTCAGGCACCAGGCTCAGCATGAAGCCGGGGCCGAGATGCTCGCGCAACTCACGCAGCGCGGAGATCAGATTCACAATTGACGCGGTCTTCGGATGCTGGAAGTCCGTATCTCCGGGATCCAGGTTGAGCGATGGAGTTTCAAAATCAATATCGATGCCGTCGAAGCCGTACTCGGTCACGATCTGGCTTACTGAGTTCACGAAGTTCGGAATACTCGCTGACTGCGCCAGGGTGAAATACTCGCCACCGCCGCCAAGGGAAATCAGGACCTTCTTGCCCTGGCTCTTCAACCATGCGATGTCTTCTTTGAACTGCGCCATATCCATCGGCTGCTGGCCCGGCCGCGGAGGGCGCACATGCATCTGCATGGTTCCTTCAGGCGCATGGTGATCCACGTTCGCAAAGGCCACGATGATCACGTCCCATTGCGGCGAAATATCGCGCAGGCGCAGAAGCGTTCCACCTGGACCATCTCCAGTCCAGTACCCGATGAGTTCGTGTCCGTTGTTTGCACCTGTTCGGGGAACCGCAGGGACAGAGGAGGGAGGAGCGGGATCGTTCGCACTTCTCGTCGCGGGAGCGATGGCGGGGCATGTAGCCGCCGGCGTCTGCAGCAAGCGGTCGTCTGGGAAACTGTATGGCTTCGCTCCACCGGTGTACCAACCCATCATCGCGACATTGGCTACATGCCACGAGGTAGCTCCGGTGTGCACCACTAATGCTGGCCCGGTCGGCAACTGACTGCGCTCATTCGTATCGAGCGGGTCCTGGAGGGTGTAGCGCGTGGCGGGACTGTCTCCACCGCAGCCGCGGTGCTCTTTTGCCTCGGCGGAGGGCCACTGCCACCGCGGCACCACGTTTTCCCCTGTGGGTAAGGGCGTGTGAAAGTCCAGATGGAAGAACGGATCGTGGAGCGGGTCGTTGACCCATTCCGCAAGTTGACCAGTCAGAGGCTGGATGTCGCGTTCTTCGACGAGCGGAGGTGTGGCTCCCAGGTACGAAGCCAGAACAAAAGAGTTTCCTGTCCCCGGGTCTACGCCATGCATTCCCCAGGTGCAGCACACCGTGGCATCGCCGTAGGTGTAATAGCCGGTGTTGTGCGTTACCGCGATGACCAGCTTTCCTTCCTGCCGCGGAATCTGACGAAAGATCTCCCGCTGGACGTACTCTACGTCGGCCATGCCAAGGCGTGTTCCAGTCCGTTTCGACGAGAGCATATAGCCGTATCCGGGCGGTATCTCCACCGTGATCGCATGTACCTGCGGAGTCCCCAGCAACGTGTGATATCCGGATGCTGCACTCATTGTGGTGCGCAGCATGGCATCCAGATACTGTGTAGTTTCCCCAGCTCGCAACGTGGCCTTCGAGAACACCGGCGAGTGCAGCAACCGCGGGACATCGACCGCAGGATCCAGGGTCGCCGGAGCGTTTTCCGCGGAGGGAGCAAGAAAATGGAGCCGCACCGGCACCAGCACGGTGGGGATTACGGTTGTTGCGCCCTGGCTGGGATCGCGACCCGGCATTGTGACGACACCGTTGGGTGTGCTGTATCGGAAGGTCGGCACCGTGCCCTGTCCGAACGCCAACTCACTCGCGAGCACCAGGAGAAAAATCAGAAGGCGAGCAGTCTTCACCCCATTCATCCTTTCATTTGTGGCCAGCCCGTCTACCGAAACCTGCGGATGAATAGAGAGTGGCGATCCGATCGATATAGGCCGAGCACGTACAATCCCGGCTTGCCCGATGTGGAGTAAATCTTTTGACGAATCCGCAGAACTGCGGCACCTGAGGAGATGTCCAGAAGCCGAGCTGTGTGCGCATCTGCTGTAGTCGCATCTATTTCCTCATCTGCATGCGCAATCTGAATCCCATAGTCGCGCTCCAGGATGGAGAACAGCGAGAGCCGGTCGAGGCGCGCTTTGGTAATGCCCGCAAACTCATCGGCAGAGAAGTAGCAGGTCTCGATGGCACATGGCTCGTCGCCACTGAGCCTCAGGCGTTCGAGCTTGACGAGCGGACTTGTGGCAGGCAACGCGAGTCGGGCAGCGATTTCCTGTTCCGTATGAGTGATGCTGAGCGAAAGAACCTTTGAAGAGACAGCCAGGCCGCGGCCCGACATTTGCTCCGTGTAACTCATCAACTTGTTGAAATGAATCTTTGGCGGAGCAACAAAAGTCCCGGAGCCGCGGCGCCGAACGACCATGCCCTCGCGCTCCAACGCAATCAGCGCATGCCGCGCAGTCATCAGGCTCACTCCGTGAATTCGCGCCAACTCCCGCTCCGAATCCACGAGGTCCCCCGGCTTCAGGGAGCCCTTCTCCACACGTCTCATGATCGTGCTCTGGATCTGCTTATAGGCGGGCAGCCCGTTCTTTCGGACTTGTGCCATTGCGAAACGCTCCTGCGCACGTGCACATTACTACAAAGTGCTCTAGTTCTCCAACACTAATCGTAAACAGGCATCCTCAGCTTTCCTTTGGAGAGACACGCGCTAATCGGATCACTTGAGCATCGCTCAGGTCCTGGGCCATCTAAAAAGGAAGCGCGCCTTGAGCACGCGCCACTCCACACAAAACAGACCACTTATGTCCATTTTAGAGTAACAAAACAGCGGAAAAGCGAACCTTCGGCGCCGTCTAGCCGAGTCGTGAGGATACTTAATCGCTTTAGTCGGTTTTGCGATCCAGCGCGACAGTTTTTACTTGACTCTAAGACTCATTCCGCTATATAGCATCGCCTATGAACTTTTGTTGAAATTCAGGAGGCAATGTCATGAGGAGTTTTTCTGCGGTCTCGCGTTCACTCCTTCTATTTGCGGCTCTAGCCGGAATCTGTCCTTACGGCTGGAGCCAGGAGGTAACAGCTTCCATCACCGGCACGGTAACGGACCCGAGGGGCGCGGCAGTGCCTGGGGCGCAGGTGACGGCAACCTCTCAGGAGCGCGGACAAACGTACAACGTCCTGACGAACGACACCGGCCTCTATCGAATTTCTCAACTGCCGGTTGGGTCCTATACCCTTAAGGTCGAAAAAAGCGGATTCTCTTCGGCCTCCTACCCCGCGTTCGTGCTGACGTTGAACCAGGTAGCCCGTATCGATGTGGCAATGAAAGTCGGTCAGACAAGTGAGACGGTGGAAGTGAGCGCAGCCGCTCCTGTGCTTGCGACAGAGACGACGCAGGTCGACACCATCATGAACTCCGTGACCAACGACAACCTTCCACTTGCCTCGCGCAATTACGTGCAACTGACTCTGCTTGCGCCGGGCGCAGTTTCGACCGATCCGAGCAGTTTCAATAACGGGAACAACACGGGTGGTTATGGTGGCCGCCCTCTCATCAACGGCAATCGCGAGCAGGCAAACAACTTCATGCTCGACGGTATGGACAACAATCAGGTTTCGGACAATTTGCTGGGCTATACGCCGGCGCCGGACGCGATTCAGGAGTTCAACCTGATTACAAGTAACGCCCCAGCGGAATTCGGCAATTTCGAGGGCGGGATCGTCAACGCGACGATCAAGTCGGGCACGAATTCCTTCCATGGCGATATCTGGGAGTTTTTCCGCAACGACGTTCTTAACGCACACAATTGGGCGGATAAGCTGGTGACCCCCGCGCTTGATAAGGCTAAAGTGCGCTGGAACATGTTCGGCGGCACGGTCGGAGGGCCGATCATCAAGAACAGGCTGTTCTTCTTCGCCGACTATCAGGGTCAGCGGTTTGATATCCCAAGCTCGCAGACGCAAAACACGGTTTTCACCGCTGCTGAACGAGGCGGTGATTTTGGCGCGCTTTGTCAGGGTGGATTTGTGAACGGAGTCTGCCAAGGGGCAGGCCAGCTCTACAATCCGTGTGCATCTTTTACCGCGCCCTGCACTCCCTCTTCAACTCCAGCTGCGGTACGCAAACCCTTTCCGAACAACATCATTCCGGCTGTCATGATCAGCCCGGTAGCGGCCAACTTGTTCAAGTCGAACCTGTATCCTGCTCCCGTCAATACCCAGACGCAAAACAACGCTGTGAACACGGTTAATTCGGCCCAAAATGTGGATCAAGGCGATCTCAAGATCGACTTCAGGGCGAGTCAAAAAGACAACATTTCTTATCGTTTCACCAGGGCCTATCAGAACAACCCGTCCGTCAATTCGCAGGTGCTTTTGTCCAACGGCTATTCAACGACGCCGATTTACAACACAGTAGGCGACTGGACTCGTACGATTGGTGTCAATCTGGTGAATGACGCTCGCATCGGATGGAGCCATGTCACGCTGAATAGCGGCAATAGTTGGGCATCCAGCGTCGGCCAATTCGGCAACACGCTCGGAATTGGGAACGGCAATCCAGCAAGTCTCGACGGCTTGCTTGCACTCAACTTCACCCATACAGCCGTCAGCAACCTGGGAGCCGCCGAGCAGACCCAGAGCTTCGATGACCACGTCTGGCAGTTTGAGGATGGCTTGAGCTGGAGCCACGGCCGGCACAACTTCAAGTTCGGTGGCCAATTGTGGAACCAGAACATCAAGACCTTTTATGCCGGTAACAATGGTCAGCTCGGTCTCATGGACTTCGACGGAAGATTCACCAGTCCCGCTGTCGGATCTTCTGGCGGCGACGGTGGCGCCGACTTTGTTCTGGGCCTCGATTACCAATACGGTCGCGGTGTAAGCAGCGGGAAGACCTGGCAGCAAGTCAGCAACGTAATTGGGGCTTATGTGCAGGACACGTGGCGCATCACGGACCAGTTAACCCTGAATCTCGGCCTGCGCTATGATGCTCACACTCCCTGGACGGAGAGCAACGATCAGCAGGCGAACTACAACATCGCCACCGGCAATATCGACCTCGCCGGTAAGAACGGCGCCAGCCGTGCCCTTTACAACGGCTTCTATGGAGGCAGAGACTTCCAGCCTCGCATAGGTTTCGCGTGGACCCCGACTGCGTTGGGCGGCCACACGGTGTTCCGCGGCGCCTTCACCATTTCGTCTTATCTCGAAGGTACCGGCACGAACCTTCGCTTGACACTCAATCCGCCATTCACTCCGGCAGAGATCAACGCCGTCTATAACAACGTTGCGCTGCCTCTAACGAATTCATCGGATGGCATCGTAGGCTCGGGATCCTCGGCTTCTTGCGCCGCCCCCGCTTATGCCTGCTATGCCCAGTCGTTCCTCCGGGTTTGGGATCCCAATGTGCAGCCGGCGATCGCAGATCAATGGAACGCGACAGTCCAACATCAGTTTGCCGGCAATACAACGGTCCAGGTCGGATATGTAGGGCAGAAGGGGACGCACCTGATGGTGCCCTTCGACTTCGCGCAGAGAGTACTGTTATCGGATGGGACCACGGCGCCCAGCCCCTATTTCGCAAAGAACCCGACCCTCTACGCCGTCCTGGGCAATCCTGCTGAGGGTGGCGAAGGTGCGACTGTTTCCGGCACGAAGTCCAATGGCAACATGACGTATAACGCGTTACAAGCTGTGCTGCAGCAACAAGCCAGCCACGGTTTGCAATACCAGGTCTCGTACACCTTCTCCAAGTGCATGTCTGACAGCACCGGCTACTATGGCGCGTGGAACAACGCGCTGAGTGCTTCAGCCTATTGGCAGAATGTCTACGATCAACGTTCGGAATGGGCGCCCTGCTACTACGACGCGACCCACGTACTTTCATCGTATGCGGTCTACGACCTGCCGTTTGGGCGCGGAAAGATGGTGGCGAGCAACATCAACAAAGCGGTCGATCAGGTAATCGGAGGATGGGCGGTTAGCCCAATCGTCTCTTTCCGTACTGGCTGGCCCTTACCGGTTTATGGAGCCCAGGATAACTCCGGTACGTTCGGTCGCGGCGCGCGAGCGAACTGCAATGGCCTGCCGTCGATTACCAAGACTTCGATTCCCGGGGTCGGGGTTCAGTGGTTCACCAACTCTGGACAATTCACCCAGCCGGCGCCTGGAACCTTCGGCAACTGCTCACCTCAGCTCGATGGATTGCGCTCGCCCCGGTACACCGACGTGGATATGAGCGTGCACAAAAACTTCCCAATCACCGAGAGGTTCAAATTGCAGTTCCGAACCGACTTCATCAACGCGTTCAACCATACGCAATTCAACGCACCCAACATGGGCCTTGGACCCACGATGGGACAGATCACCGGCGCTCAACCCCCAAGGAACATACAGTTGGCGCTAAAACTCTACTACTGAAAATTGCGCACGTATAATGATGCAGGCGAAGACCTCGCCTGCATCATTTGCGTTATAGCGTGGCGAAGGACGTTCGAAATTCACTCCCACATGAGTAGACACCTGGCGCAGGCAGCGGCGATTCTCACCTTGCTCAGTTGGCACGGGTCGATGCCGCTGGCTCAGCAATCCTCGGCTCCCAGTCCGCGACCCGCTCTACCTCCCGAGAAAGCAATCAGCCTGGCGGAGCAGGGACGCTGCGCCGAAAGCATCTCTGCTCTGAAGCATGCAATGGCGGGCACCGTTCCCGCTGATGTGCGGAAACAGGCTGGCGTCCTCGGCGTTCGCTGTTCCCTCGCCATGGACGACCGTGACTCCACCAATGAGTTCATCCGGTTGTTAAGCAAGCAATTTCGCAGCGATCCGGACGTGCTCTTCGTAATCGTTCACGCCTATTCCGACCTGTCATCGAGAGCGGCGATGGATCTTGGCCGCGAAGCTCCGCAGTCCATTGCCGCGCATAAATTGAACGCTGAAGCGCTGGAGATGCAGGGTAAGTGGGAGCCTGCGCAGCATGAGTACGAACTGATTCTCCAAAAAGACCCGAACGCTCGTGGCATCCACTTCTTGCTGGGCAGGCTCCTGCTCTCGAGGCCGGATGCCGGTGCCGATGCCGCTGAACGCGCGCGGCAAGAGTTCCTCAAAGAGATTGCGATCGATCCTGCGAATGCCGGCGCACACTACATCCTGGGAGAACTTTCGCGCAGGGACGAGAAATGCGAGGATGCACTTCCGCAATTCTCCGAGGCGGTCAAGTACAATCCCAGTTTTGCTGAGGCCTATCTGGGCCAGGGGCTTTGCCTCGTAAGTCAGAAAAAGTATGAAGAGGCAGTTCCCCCACTGCGAACTGCGGCGCGCCTCACGCCTGGGAATCCTGAGATTCACCACGCGCTGGCCACGGCACTCCAGAGATCCGGCCATCCTGAGGAAGCTCAAAAGGAATTCGCCATCCAGAGCAGTCTCATGTCCGGGCAGGGCTCTCAAAGCCCTCAATAAGACGGAGCGAACATACTCGCGGCGGTGTGCTGCACATCTACTTCTTCACGAGTCTAAGCAATCCAAATCGTTCCGGCACGTGAAAGCTGTCGCTCATCGTGGGCTGCCACGCAATCTGATGCAGAGCCGATGCCGGCCCCTGGCTTCGATACAGGTTGACCCGGAGCATGTTGCCGGGCGCCGCCTCTCGAGCATCGATTGCTGAATAGGGTATCTTCATTGCCCCGTACCAGACATGGGCAGCCTTATCGATGCGCGCCGCCATCTCAAACCCGGAGCTCCACTTCCAACCATCCTCGTGATGCGGCTTGTTGAGATCAATGTCTAAATCAACCCACTCGCCCTGTGGCGAGATCTCGAATTCCTTGTAACGCCGAATGTCAGTGAAATCAGATCCGATGAAGACTTCCGCCACATCCCAGTTCCAAAGCTCGTTCGTCTCGGCCGACCGGTTTGGGTTGGGTTTCAGGTTGAGCTCTTCGTACGGAGAAACAAACAGGAAGTACAGATTCTTTGCCGTCCACCGTGTTCGAACTTCCGTACGATACTTCGGATCAGGCTTGCCATGGGCATCCGCGTCCATATACGTCGGTAAGGAATCTCGCCAGAATGGTGACGCGGGATTCGTATCGAGACTTGGATCCGAATCAGCCCAGATGCTCTGCATGATCCGATCCTCTGTTAGTCCTTTACCGCTGGGAGTGAAGAGCATCGTCGAAAGCCAAATGAACCCGATTATGGGGATTTTCAATGCCAACATTTTGATACCCTAGGGAGCGCTCGACATTGCAAGCCGCGTCAGGTGATAAGCCATCAGGCGGTCAGGCGCCAGCAGCGCTTCTCGAAATTCCTTCTGAGCCTGCTGATCATTACCCGCAGCACTATCGAGCACCGCCCGGTTGTAGAGCCACCAGGAACTTCTCTCGCTATCGCCATTCGATCGTTCAAGAATGCCGTTGAGCTTCTGTCTGGCCGCGCGTTCATCGAAATCAGGGAGTTCTCTCGACGCTTTCCACGACCAGACTGCGTTTTCAAAGCCGGATTGTTGAGTACTGCGTTCAAAGCTGGCGCGGGCTTTTTGACGCTCGCCGCAGTCCTTGTAGACATTCCCAACAAGATAGCTGAATCTGGCGGAGCGCAGGAACGGCTCGAGACCGTCGCGCGTAAAGGGCAGATCTGGCTTAGGCTTCGCGACATCATCAACTTGTCGAAGCGCCTCGGTGCATCCTCCACTTCGTGCGAGTGAGGTGGCGCGTTGTACCTCCAGTTCGAGCCATACTTCTCGCACATTGAGGCCGCCTTCTTCGCGGGGAAAGAATCGATTGTGGAACAACGCTTCTGCCTTCTCGAACTCTCCCGCCTCGACCAGATTTAGAATCAGTTCATATACGAGATTGGAAGGAATGTTGGCATGATCGGGATATCTTTCCAGGGCCGCCACACGTTCCTGAGGAGGGCGTCTCAGGATGCTCAACGCCTGATCCATCCCCGTGTAGAGTTCGATATTTGCCGGATCCGCGTGCAGGCCTTCCTGAAACACGCTCAGCGCCTTTTCGG from the Occallatibacter riparius genome contains:
- a CDS encoding glycoside hydrolase family 9 protein yields the protein MIVLWKISSRAFWSSFGAAIFATSVLSAHAAASVRVLVDQVGYEPQATKVALVEGAKGDPAPGNFALINVDSGKTVLEGPLHSAGEVYDWRGMVFWNADFSAWHEPGHYKVRIASQNGQVESCPFTIDTEVLERQTLSNVLYYFKGQRASGDFDQADRHLAIPDEPGKFVDAHGGWYDATGDYGIHLSHQNLTSYFNPQQVPLVAWSLLASYRALEARGDDNFTEYRRRMLDEGLYGADYLVRIKRRDGSFFESLSAPGKEKLAKDREIGNPNWRTQIKTSTTDSTEQHVDAVAPHTYEASFRAGGGIAIAALALASTMPEDGDYPRAQYLQAAKDAFSFLSQHNRELLNDGVENILDDYCVLMAATELYRATHAEEYRSAATTRAASLIARLTTMEEWHDYWRADGRTRPFFHPSDAGLPVISLLNYYKMASPEEQKNIRNAVERSLQFELTVTGEVNNPFGYARQLVRMGDGTARTAFFFPHDTEAAPWWQGEDARLSSLAAAARMAMPLFSDKPAFQAELSNYAWNQLHWILGRNPFDVSLLIGSGHGDAAYMFFRSYKYTNAPGVIVNGITASSDREDGIAFNQGFAVTGKDEDWRWTEGWLPHSAWYLYAVSLPSH
- a CDS encoding glycosyl hydrolase family 18 protein, with the translated sequence MKTARLLIFLLVLASELAFGQGTVPTFRYSTPNGVVTMPGRDPSQGATTVIPTVLVPVRLHFLAPSAENAPATLDPAVDVPRLLHSPVFSKATLRAGETTQYLDAMLRTTMSAASGYHTLLGTPQVHAITVEIPPGYGYMLSSKRTGTRLGMADVEYVQREIFRQIPRQEGKLVIAVTHNTGYYTYGDATVCCTWGMHGVDPGTGNSFVLASYLGATPPLVEERDIQPLTGQLAEWVNDPLHDPFFHLDFHTPLPTGENVVPRWQWPSAEAKEHRGCGGDSPATRYTLQDPLDTNERSQLPTGPALVVHTGATSWHVANVAMMGWYTGGAKPYSFPDDRLLQTPAATCPAIAPATRSANDPAPPSSVPAVPRTGANNGHELIGYWTGDGPGGTLLRLRDISPQWDVIIVAFANVDHHAPEGTMQMHVRPPRPGQQPMDMAQFKEDIAWLKSQGKKVLISLGGGGEYFTLAQSASIPNFVNSVSQIVTEYGFDGIDIDFETPSLNLDPGDTDFQHPKTASIVNLISALRELREHLGPGFMLSLVPEGTQMPAGYAGYGGQFGTYLPLLWGVRDILSFVDVQDYNTPPLEGLDGEVYQLGSVNYDAAMTELVLHGFPVGGPNGSLFPPVPADKVAAGFLVGTATPELVSRAMQYLITGQAPERTAYKLRKPTGYPAMIGAMFWTIDGDRNENYSFSNRIGPQLHQYTATRQAKAPATGAKTPVVSEGKNSHKGSE
- a CDS encoding GntR family transcriptional regulator → MAQVRKNGLPAYKQIQSTIMRRVEKGSLKPGDLVDSERELARIHGVSLMTARHALIALEREGMVVRRRGSGTFVAPPKIHFNKLMSYTEQMSGRGLAVSSKVLSLSITHTEQEIAARLALPATSPLVKLERLRLSGDEPCAIETCYFSADEFAGITKARLDRLSLFSILERDYGIQIAHADEEIDATTADAHTARLLDISSGAAVLRIRQKIYSTSGKPGLYVLGLYRSDRHSLFIRRFR
- a CDS encoding TonB-dependent receptor — encoded protein: MRSFSAVSRSLLLFAALAGICPYGWSQEVTASITGTVTDPRGAAVPGAQVTATSQERGQTYNVLTNDTGLYRISQLPVGSYTLKVEKSGFSSASYPAFVLTLNQVARIDVAMKVGQTSETVEVSAAAPVLATETTQVDTIMNSVTNDNLPLASRNYVQLTLLAPGAVSTDPSSFNNGNNTGGYGGRPLINGNREQANNFMLDGMDNNQVSDNLLGYTPAPDAIQEFNLITSNAPAEFGNFEGGIVNATIKSGTNSFHGDIWEFFRNDVLNAHNWADKLVTPALDKAKVRWNMFGGTVGGPIIKNRLFFFADYQGQRFDIPSSQTQNTVFTAAERGGDFGALCQGGFVNGVCQGAGQLYNPCASFTAPCTPSSTPAAVRKPFPNNIIPAVMISPVAANLFKSNLYPAPVNTQTQNNAVNTVNSAQNVDQGDLKIDFRASQKDNISYRFTRAYQNNPSVNSQVLLSNGYSTTPIYNTVGDWTRTIGVNLVNDARIGWSHVTLNSGNSWASSVGQFGNTLGIGNGNPASLDGLLALNFTHTAVSNLGAAEQTQSFDDHVWQFEDGLSWSHGRHNFKFGGQLWNQNIKTFYAGNNGQLGLMDFDGRFTSPAVGSSGGDGGADFVLGLDYQYGRGVSSGKTWQQVSNVIGAYVQDTWRITDQLTLNLGLRYDAHTPWTESNDQQANYNIATGNIDLAGKNGASRALYNGFYGGRDFQPRIGFAWTPTALGGHTVFRGAFTISSYLEGTGTNLRLTLNPPFTPAEINAVYNNVALPLTNSSDGIVGSGSSASCAAPAYACYAQSFLRVWDPNVQPAIADQWNATVQHQFAGNTTVQVGYVGQKGTHLMVPFDFAQRVLLSDGTTAPSPYFAKNPTLYAVLGNPAEGGEGATVSGTKSNGNMTYNALQAVLQQQASHGLQYQVSYTFSKCMSDSTGYYGAWNNALSASAYWQNVYDQRSEWAPCYYDATHVLSSYAVYDLPFGRGKMVASNINKAVDQVIGGWAVSPIVSFRTGWPLPVYGAQDNSGTFGRGARANCNGLPSITKTSIPGVGVQWFTNSGQFTQPAPGTFGNCSPQLDGLRSPRYTDVDMSVHKNFPITERFKLQFRTDFINAFNHTQFNAPNMGLGPTMGQITGAQPPRNIQLALKLYY
- a CDS encoding tetratricopeptide repeat protein; translated protein: MSRHLAQAAAILTLLSWHGSMPLAQQSSAPSPRPALPPEKAISLAEQGRCAESISALKHAMAGTVPADVRKQAGVLGVRCSLAMDDRDSTNEFIRLLSKQFRSDPDVLFVIVHAYSDLSSRAAMDLGREAPQSIAAHKLNAEALEMQGKWEPAQHEYELILQKDPNARGIHFLLGRLLLSRPDAGADAAERARQEFLKEIAIDPANAGAHYILGELSRRDEKCEDALPQFSEAVKYNPSFAEAYLGQGLCLVSQKKYEEAVPPLRTAARLTPGNPEIHHALATALQRSGHPEEAQKEFAIQSSLMSGQGSQSPQ
- a CDS encoding carbohydrate-binding family 9-like protein yields the protein MQSIWADSDPSLDTNPASPFWRDSLPTYMDADAHGKPDPKYRTEVRTRWTAKNLYFLFVSPYEELNLKPNPNRSAETNELWNWDVAEVFIGSDFTDIRRYKEFEISPQGEWVDLDIDLNKPHHEDGWKWSSGFEMAARIDKAAHVWYGAMKIPYSAIDAREAAPGNMLRVNLYRSQGPASALHQIAWQPTMSDSFHVPERFGLLRLVKK